One window of Candidatus Methylocalor cossyra genomic DNA carries:
- a CDS encoding cation diffusion facilitator family transporter yields MSHSADSLKSIFFALGANAVIAGAKLFAALHTGSNALLAEAIHSFADCGNQGLLLVGLKRARRPPTPEHPLGFGKAIYFWSFIVALILFSMGGLFSIYEGWHKLEAHAGMESPWLAVGILVFSLLMEAVSLYGCLREVDKARGRKSLWRWFRETRQSELLVVLGEDLAALAGLLLALCAVLLAMYTGDPRYDAAGSIAIGVLLVVVAVAIGAEVKGLLLGQSVEPEARLAIRDYLEGREEVTGVFNLLTLQLGNDVMVAVKARMRHAAAVADLMTDINRCEAGLKAAFPEVRWVFFEPDLDD; encoded by the coding sequence ATGTCCCACTCGGCCGATTCCCTGAAATCGATTTTCTTCGCCCTGGGCGCCAATGCCGTCATCGCCGGTGCCAAACTGTTTGCGGCGCTACACACCGGCTCCAACGCCCTGTTGGCGGAAGCCATCCATTCCTTCGCCGACTGCGGCAACCAGGGCTTGTTGCTGGTGGGCTTGAAACGAGCGCGACGGCCGCCGACGCCAGAGCATCCCCTGGGGTTCGGCAAGGCGATTTACTTCTGGTCGTTCATCGTGGCCTTGATCCTGTTCAGCATGGGTGGGTTGTTTTCCATCTACGAAGGTTGGCACAAGCTGGAGGCCCATGCCGGCATGGAATCGCCCTGGTTGGCGGTGGGCATCCTGGTGTTCAGCCTGCTCATGGAGGCGGTCTCCCTGTACGGATGCCTACGGGAGGTGGACAAGGCGCGGGGTCGGAAGAGTCTGTGGCGCTGGTTTCGGGAAACCCGCCAGAGCGAGTTGCTGGTGGTGCTGGGGGAGGACCTGGCGGCCTTGGCCGGCTTGTTGTTGGCCCTTTGCGCCGTGCTCCTGGCCATGTACACCGGCGATCCTCGTTACGACGCCGCGGGTAGTATCGCCATCGGGGTATTGTTGGTGGTGGTCGCGGTGGCCATCGGGGCCGAGGTGAAGGGCCTGTTGCTCGGTCAGAGCGTGGAGCCGGAAGCACGCTTGGCCATCCGGGATTACCTCGAGGGCCGCGAGGAAGTGACCGGGGTATTCAACCTTTTGACCCTGCAGCTGGGGAACGACGTCATGGTGGCGGTGAAGGCGCGAATGCGGCACGCCGCCGCGGTAGCGGACCTGATGACCGATATCAACCGCTGCGAGGCGGGTCTCAAAGCCGCCTTCCCCGAGGTGCGTTGGGTGTTTTTCGAGCCAGATCTTGACGATTGA
- a CDS encoding ribonucleotide-diphosphate reductase subunit beta, with protein sequence MLNWDDPLAGLAGTSPRLPHAASEQRSPSPALESTSPALPAEKGQGATGLESIEMGARRIRVDDKAIINCRADLNQLVPFKYRWAWQKYLDACANHWMPQEINMNADIALWKSRDGLTEDERTIIKRNLGFFSTADSLVANNLVLAVYRHITNPECRQYLLRQAFEEALHTHAYQYVVESLGLDEGEVFNMYRELPAVARKAEWALPFTQSLSDPSFRTGTPEADQRLLRDLIAFYVIFEGIFFYVGFTQILSMGRRNKMTGTAEQFQYILRDESMHMNFGIDVINQIKIENPHLWGAAFQQEIIAMLREAVDIEVQYARDTMPRGILGLNAPMFENYLKFIANRRCAQIGLPEQYPGASNPFPWMSEILDLKKEKNFFEGRVTEYQSGGALVWT encoded by the coding sequence ATGCTGAATTGGGATGACCCCCTAGCCGGTCTGGCCGGCACCTCGCCTCGCTTGCCCCATGCGGCATCGGAGCAACGCTCGCCATCCCCTGCTCTGGAATCCACCTCCCCCGCCCTGCCCGCCGAGAAGGGGCAAGGCGCCACCGGTCTTGAAAGCATCGAGATGGGTGCCCGCCGCATTCGCGTGGACGATAAGGCGATCATCAATTGCCGCGCCGACCTCAACCAGCTGGTGCCCTTCAAATATCGGTGGGCTTGGCAGAAATACCTGGACGCCTGCGCCAACCACTGGATGCCGCAGGAAATCAACATGAACGCCGACATCGCCCTGTGGAAAAGCCGCGATGGGCTGACCGAGGACGAACGCACCATCATCAAGCGCAACCTGGGCTTCTTTTCCACGGCCGACTCGCTAGTGGCCAACAACCTGGTGCTGGCCGTATATCGTCACATCACCAATCCGGAATGCCGACAGTACCTGCTGCGGCAAGCGTTCGAGGAGGCCCTGCACACGCACGCCTATCAATACGTGGTGGAATCCCTGGGTCTGGACGAGGGCGAGGTGTTCAACATGTACCGGGAACTGCCGGCCGTGGCCCGCAAGGCGGAATGGGCGCTACCCTTCACCCAGTCCCTCAGCGACCCCAGCTTCCGCACCGGCACGCCAGAGGCGGATCAGCGCCTTCTGCGCGACCTCATCGCCTTCTACGTCATTTTCGAGGGCATCTTCTTCTACGTCGGCTTCACCCAGATCCTGTCCATGGGCCGCCGCAACAAGATGACCGGCACCGCCGAGCAGTTCCAATACATCCTCAGGGACGAATCGATGCACATGAATTTCGGCATCGATGTGATCAATCAGATCAAGATCGAGAATCCCCACCTGTGGGGAGCCGCCTTCCAACAGGAAATCATCGCCATGCTGCGGGAAGCCGTGGACATTGAGGTGCAATACGCCCGCGACACCATGCCCCGCGGCATCCTCGGGCTCAATGCGCCGATGTTTGAGAATTACCTGAAGTTCATCGCCAATCGCCGCTGCGCTCAGATCGGCCTACCGGAGCAATATCCCGGCGCTAGCAATCCATTCCCCTGGATGAGCGAGATCCTCGATCTTAAGAAAGAGAAGAACTTCTTCGAAGGTCGGGTGACGGAGTATCAAAGCGGCGGTGCCTTGGTCTGGACATGA
- a CDS encoding PilZ domain-containing protein produces MEQFNPLIKERRAAPRSLSSIPAYLLLPTGGWARGVMKNFSRAGLFLQTRTPAECSLLGQSTAVVFAIEHGNLVRLLRYRVVIRRESQHGYGLEFGRSLWSTAIFPQA; encoded by the coding sequence ATGGAGCAATTCAATCCCCTGATCAAGGAACGTCGTGCCGCGCCGCGTTCCCTCTCCTCGATACCCGCCTACCTGCTCCTGCCTACCGGAGGCTGGGCGCGGGGTGTCATGAAAAATTTCAGCCGCGCCGGGTTGTTTCTCCAGACGCGGACGCCGGCCGAGTGCAGTTTGCTCGGGCAGTCCACCGCCGTGGTGTTCGCCATCGAGCACGGCAATCTGGTGCGCCTGTTGCGCTATCGGGTGGTGATTCGGCGCGAATCCCAGCACGGTTATGGGCTGGAATTCGGCCGCTCGCTATGGTCCACCGCCATCTTCCCGCAGGCTTGA
- the rlmKL gene encoding bifunctional 23S rRNA (guanine(2069)-N(7))-methyltransferase RlmK/23S rRNA (guanine(2445)-N(2))-methyltransferase RlmL encodes MSTEPRFFATAPLGLTALLAAELRALGATEVRAGPAGVAFGGPLAVAYRACLWSRLANRILLPIARFAAPDPEALYAGIRSIDWSAQLAPGATLAVDFISSHSAITHTLFGAQKVKDAIVDHCRAHQGWRPSVDLKQPDVRVNVHLERDRATVSIDLSGDSLHRRGYRMEGGPAPLKENLAAAILLRAGWPEVALAGGAFIDPMCGSGTLPIEAALLAADWAPGLLRSQFGLFGWRGHDPALWQDLVAEARERAAAGLARLPMIAGYDRDPEAVRHARANLARAGLEGRVRVERKAVDEIHPCHGSGLLVANPPYGQRLGSEDRLESLYRTLGSTLKTRFRGWRASVFTGTPELASQLGLRPVRRYVLYNGALPCTLFNFELKREPVPGTDGPAAEPESAKWRPVPPVDLESGGARMFANRLRKNLKHLGRWARHHGIACYRVYDADLPDYAVAIDLYAGEARWAHVQEYAAPPTIDPGKAEQRLREAVAAVSAVLEIPPAQVFVKVRRRQKGKAQYQKLGASGRFHVVEEGGLRFWVNFEDYLDTGLFLDHRLTRALLRERVRGRRFLNLFGYTGTATVYAAAGGACATTTVDLSRTYLEWARRNLELNGLASDRHRLVQADCRAWLEEALRSHERYHAIFVDPPTFSTSKRMIGTFDVQRDHVELIRRCAELLTADGWLLFSTHHRRFRLDAEALADLRPEDLSRRTLPRDFARNPHIHACWEFHPSRCGPGVNPAAIGVNSATVGCSRVSSA; translated from the coding sequence ATGTCCACGGAACCACGTTTTTTTGCCACCGCACCCCTCGGCCTCACCGCGCTGTTGGCCGCCGAGCTGCGGGCACTGGGCGCTACCGAGGTGCGCGCCGGGCCGGCCGGAGTCGCCTTCGGCGGCCCTCTTGCCGTGGCCTATCGGGCCTGCCTGTGGTCCCGCCTGGCCAATCGGATCCTTTTGCCCATTGCCCGTTTCGCGGCGCCCGATCCTGAGGCACTGTACGCCGGCATCCGCAGCATCGACTGGAGTGCGCAGTTGGCGCCCGGGGCCACCTTGGCGGTGGACTTCATCTCCAGCCACTCGGCCATCACCCACACCCTGTTCGGCGCCCAGAAGGTCAAGGACGCCATCGTCGACCACTGCCGCGCCCACCAGGGTTGGCGCCCCTCGGTGGACTTGAAGCAACCGGATGTGCGGGTGAATGTGCACCTGGAGCGGGATCGGGCCACGGTGAGCATCGATCTCTCCGGGGATAGCCTGCATCGGCGCGGTTACCGCATGGAGGGCGGCCCGGCGCCCCTCAAGGAGAACTTAGCAGCGGCAATCCTGCTGCGGGCGGGTTGGCCAGAGGTCGCCCTGGCTGGCGGAGCGTTTATCGATCCCATGTGCGGTTCCGGGACCTTGCCCATCGAAGCGGCGTTGCTGGCGGCGGACTGGGCGCCGGGCCTATTGCGGTCGCAGTTCGGACTGTTTGGGTGGCGGGGGCACGACCCGGCCTTGTGGCAGGATCTGGTGGCGGAGGCCCGGGAGCGGGCCGCCGCTGGTCTCGCCCGGCTGCCGATGATCGCAGGCTACGACCGGGATCCGGAAGCGGTGCGCCATGCCCGCGCCAACCTCGCCCGGGCGGGCTTGGAGGGCCGCGTACGGGTGGAGCGAAAGGCGGTGGACGAAATCCACCCGTGTCACGGGAGTGGCCTACTGGTGGCCAACCCGCCCTATGGTCAGCGCTTGGGGAGTGAGGATCGCCTGGAATCTCTGTACCGCACGCTAGGGAGTACCCTGAAGACCCGTTTCCGAGGCTGGCGTGCCAGCGTCTTTACTGGCACCCCGGAGCTGGCGTCGCAGCTCGGCCTGCGCCCGGTGCGCCGCTATGTGTTGTACAACGGCGCCTTGCCCTGCACGCTGTTCAATTTCGAACTAAAAAGGGAGCCGGTCCCCGGCACCGACGGTCCGGCGGCGGAGCCTGAGTCCGCCAAGTGGCGCCCGGTACCACCGGTGGACCTGGAGAGCGGCGGCGCCCGCATGTTCGCCAACCGCTTGCGCAAGAATCTCAAACATCTGGGGCGGTGGGCGCGTCATCATGGCATTGCCTGCTATCGTGTGTACGATGCCGATCTGCCGGACTACGCGGTGGCCATCGACCTTTATGCCGGCGAGGCGCGCTGGGCCCATGTCCAGGAATATGCGGCTCCGCCCACCATCGATCCAGGCAAGGCGGAGCAGCGCCTGCGCGAGGCAGTGGCGGCGGTCTCCGCGGTGCTGGAGATCCCGCCCGCGCAGGTGTTCGTCAAGGTCCGGCGGCGCCAAAAGGGGAAGGCGCAGTACCAAAAGCTCGGGGCGTCGGGGCGCTTCCACGTGGTGGAGGAAGGCGGCCTCCGGTTCTGGGTCAATTTCGAGGATTACCTGGACACCGGGCTATTCTTGGACCACCGCCTCACCCGGGCGCTGCTGCGGGAACGGGTCCGGGGCCGGCGGTTTTTGAACCTGTTCGGCTATACCGGCACTGCCACCGTCTATGCTGCGGCGGGCGGCGCCTGCGCCACCACCACGGTGGATCTGTCGCGCACCTACCTGGAATGGGCGCGGCGTAATCTGGAGCTGAACGGCTTGGCCAGTGACCGGCACCGCCTGGTGCAGGCCGACTGCCGGGCGTGGTTGGAGGAGGCGCTAAGGTCCCATGAACGCTACCACGCGATCTTTGTCGATCCTCCGACCTTCTCCACCTCCAAGCGGATGATCGGCACCTTCGACGTGCAACGGGACCATGTCGAGCTGATTCGGCGCTGTGCCGAGCTCCTGACCGCGGACGGCTGGCTCTTGTTCTCCACCCACCACCGCCGCTTCCGGCTGGACGCCGAGGCGTTGGCGGATTTGCGCCCCGAGGATCTCAGCCGCCGCACCCTGCCCCGGGATTTCGCCCGCAACCCCCATATCCATGCCTGCTGGGAATTCCATCCCAGCCGCTGCGGGCCGGGCGTGAACCCGGCGGCGATTGGTGTAAACTCAGCCACCGTCGGTTGTTCTCGAGTATCCTCAGCCT
- a CDS encoding exopolysaccharide biosynthesis protein: MSGYRSLIAALRRLRKRSRVERLTIGSVLDSLGDTAFCLIAVFLALPFLQPFIPLGPFSTAGAVAFIVLGSQLLRGHPEPALPERIRRIPVAPRVIDLIATYSIRFLGWWRRHTRLRHLSWVSGRKGRRVTGGILVAAGCIMIVPFFGIPLNDFFPALAVVSVSVGELERDGLMVLVALVWLAIGAAYCAFLLTLLALFGRGVWDFF, from the coding sequence TTGAGCGGCTATCGTAGCCTCATCGCGGCCTTGCGCCGCCTGCGCAAGCGCTCCCGGGTGGAGCGCCTGACCATCGGCAGCGTGCTCGACTCCCTCGGCGACACGGCGTTTTGCCTGATCGCAGTGTTTCTGGCCCTGCCGTTCCTGCAGCCCTTCATCCCCCTAGGACCGTTTTCGACCGCCGGCGCGGTGGCCTTCATCGTCCTGGGCAGCCAGCTGCTGCGCGGCCACCCGGAGCCGGCTCTGCCGGAGCGAATCCGGCGCATTCCCGTGGCCCCGCGCGTGATCGACCTGATCGCCACCTATTCGATCCGCTTCCTCGGTTGGTGGCGGCGCCACACCCGGCTCCGCCACCTGAGCTGGGTGAGCGGCAGAAAAGGGCGAAGGGTCACCGGTGGCATCCTGGTCGCCGCCGGCTGCATCATGATCGTGCCCTTCTTCGGCATCCCGCTGAACGACTTTTTCCCCGCCCTGGCGGTGGTTTCGGTGAGCGTGGGGGAACTGGAGCGGGACGGCCTGATGGTGCTGGTGGCCTTGGTGTGGCTGGCGATTGGGGCCGCCTATTGCGCCTTCCTGCTGACCTTGCTGGCATTGTTCGGTCGGGGGGTCTGGGATTTTTTCTGA